The genomic stretch TACGCTGTTCTGTGTACCTTCATGTCCTTATTCCTGCAGGTCAATATGTACAGCAGCATCTTTTTCCTGACATGGATGAGCTTTGATCGCTACGTGGCTCTGGCCAGCTCCATGAGCAGTAGTCCTCTGAGGACCATGCAGCACGCCAAGCTCAGCTGCAGCCTCATCTGGATGGCCTCCATCCTGGCTACGCTGCTCCCCTTCACCATCGTCCAGACCCAGCACCGCGGCGAGGTGCACTTCTGCTTCGCCAACGTCTTTGAGATCCAGTGGTTAGAGGTGACCATCGGCTTCCTGGTGCCCTTCTCCGTCATCGGCCTGTGCTACTCGCTGATCGTGCGTATCTTGATGCGGGCGCAGAAGCACCGGGGACTGTGGCCTCGCAGACAGAAGGCCCTGAGGATGATcggggtggtggtgctggtgttcTTCATCTGCTGGCTGCCTGAGAACATCTTCATTAGCATCCAGCTGCTGCATGGCACGGACGACCCGGCCCAGCGCAGCACCTTCAGCGGCCACCTGTGGCACGACTACCCGCTGACGGGCCACATCGTCAACCTGGCCGCCTTCTCCAACAGCTGCCTCAACCCCATCATCTACAGCTTCCTGGGGGAGACCTTCAGGGACAAGCTAAGACTCTTCATCAAGCAGAAGGCCAGCTGGTCCGTGCTCTACCGCTTCTGCCACCACACCCTAGATTTACACATACCTGTGAGGAGTGAGGTGTCGGAGGTGTGATGCTGCAGGATCAGCAACATCTTTGTATGAAAGGTTAGGATGTAACAGAAGTCCAGGGGGGAGGAAGAGCTATGTGCTGCTGTGTCTACCGAGCAGGATTCTAGGAATTGTTTTCATGACACACTCAAGGCTTCCAGAATTCAGCTTCTTATAAGTGGTAGAGATACCATGGAGGAAAACTGAAACTGACCATGAGGCAGCCATTTTGTCTCCTGTAAGCGCGGGTGGAGAACACACTGTGTATCTTCATTAGATATAAATAATGATATTAGGGTAATAAATAAACATTTGGAAAATGGAGAAGGCAAATTGATGAAAATACCAGGTTTGGTGTTCTTTCAATGTCTTCTCTTCGCTTATCAAAAGACAAAGTCATTATTCTAATGTAACAAAGCTATACCTGTCATGAAACCGCAACAATCTACTCAGAGAAATGGCAGTGTGGGAACAAATTAAAACAGACACATCAAAGGGACCAGTGACTTGCTTCTCCTTGACCCTAAGTGTGGTTATTGTAACACGGTATACTGCTCAGAACTGTTTGGGTAACCCATAAGACTGCTAGACACACCTGTTGTCGGAGCGTTTTTTATGTACTGACAATTCACTGTATTGTAAGTAGATGTCCTTTTCTTTGTTTGCCTGTGCAAAGCAATTGACCACTAACACCActtttatttaaataaataaaataaacatttgttttttaGGAAGCTGTTGAGAAGCTCTTTGCTGACTTAGTACTGACAACATTAAGTGTATTACAACAAGTGGAAGTAAAAGACAGGATATGCCTTCCACAAATCTAAACAAATCATTTTTCTACATATGAAAACAAATTGTAGGTGGTGACCTGCTGCATATGCCCAGATGTCAGAAAAAGCTTCGTTGCCTTTGATTTTCTCCTACGTTTACAGAagtcatttgaaatgtttttaacAAAAATATTCTTCAAATCAAGGTAGATAGCAAAGGAAACATGAATGCTCATTTTCCTCAAGCATACACAAACAGTTGTGTGCCAGAGCCTTCAGCATTTGAAAAACGCTAAATATATCTAGTTAAGACCGATACTCATTCTAAAGACGGATGTTATCCACAGTATTATGACCCTAGTTGTCAACTCCTGTTTGCCTGAGGCAGAAACAAGGAGGCAGGTGTTTCTCTGAGCGGAGGAGATGGACTATATGTAAACACATTACTCAATGAAGATGACAGAGACGCTGCTATCATCTCTTGTGTTTACTCTCAGTCTCCAACAGTTTCAGTCATTCTAAAACTACAGTGAGCAGGGACAGATTAATTTACCAAATGCTTGTTTATTTACCAAATACTATTTTGGGTAAGGGATGAGGGTAAGGGTTAATATCCATTTAAGCATCCTTTTCTGTCTTGCTAATCTGTCTGTGAAATAAGGCTGAATAAAGACCAGATCTTTTAGTTCTTGTTACAGTTGAGAGTATGTACAGTGGGCTACTGTAAGGAGTCTCACCTGCTCCTGTTTTGCTAGAAAAATCTCCTCAATTACAGGAACCCGGCAAAAGGACTGCTCCCCTCAACTATTGATCTCATTCACTGTAAACACAAACATTCTGCAGAAATACACCAATCTTTGTAAGTTTATGCCATGACCCTGTTAACCCTTATTGAACTCTAAGACCCTCGCCTCAGTCATTACCGTGTCTGAAATCCTTACTGTGCATTACGGTGCGTTCTGAGAAAAGTATCCATTTTCCATGAATGTAAAAGGAACtgagagaaaaacaaacaaatacagtGGATTCCAGTAATTGCAGTTCCCAGCAGTTAGGTTTTTGTgctatttgtttgtgtttgtgaattaCTCCTAGGTTACTCAAACTGTAACAATCCATTCTATCTCTAATTTGAATCTGGGGAAATGATGGATTAGTACATGTGTCAGATATCGTTTGACTAATAGGCCTACTTACTGAAACCACAACAGAAGAGGCatggtattttttttttatagacaTCATAAAATATCTTATAGAATCTGCCAACAAGCCCTTCTATGTGCGCCTGAATTCCCACGCGTGAACCACCCATAACAAGCAAACTAATTCATATCAAGATATCAATAATAGCATAGTCTGGGTGCTGCTTCCAAGGCATTTCCTTTCCACCAACATGTACACATCGATAACCTCGAGATTTGAGATGTCGACGTTTGGAACCAGTTCAGCTCATCATTGGAATATGTGcttggtagtagagtagtgtgaGGATTTGTAGAGAAATAACTTTGATTCGTAGTTTAGCAATAGCAAAACACACGCACAGTGTGTAAATGCCATTGCTAGTCATAGGCAATTTGAGGTTATGTACTTCAGGATTATGCAACAGGCGGGCCACGCAAACAGGATGGCAGTGGCTCATTTGGGTGCCACCACTTTGTAACATTTATGGCCTAAACCCATGTGCGTTGCACATTGATTTTCTTTTAGAGTGTCTGGCTAAAAAAAACAGGGCATCAAAAGCTGGGTTCCTAGTTGGAAGTAGACAGACTATCATGATCAACTTGTTTCTTACCTTGTAATAAATACTAACAATACACACTATCAAAGGAGAAATAAGGAGTAGTAATTAACAAACGATTCCTAATAATTACAAGGCAAATAAATACTGGCTACTAAGCAACACAAGAGGAGGTGAAAAACCTTTGGACAGTGCCATAAACGTATTCATTGAGGCTCCAAATCATCTGACGTAAATCCAGTTTACAGCCTCTGTGTATATCATTGTCAGATAGAGCAAGTCAATAAACAGTTAAATGCATCAGGTTGAATCTGACATGGCTAAAAGTGATCTATCTTTTTTATAACTATCCCATATTACTGTGAATTGCACCCTCTATCCTAAACAACATTTTGGGATGAATATTCTCAAAGCCACAAGCAAAAAACTACTTCGGTGTCATTCCAGAGAGCAAATAGGTTCCCATTGAGAAATGGTTTCAAGGATGATACAGGGCACGCCTGCATGTACTGTAGTCGGATCCTGTGGTTTAATTATTGTTCCTGTGGGTGTTGCTGAGACAACCTCCCTGTGGGTCTGTTACAGTAATGCCAGTGAGAGTTCAGTAAGTTACATTGTGTGTGAATGGGAAAGTGTGCTGCTGGGCTGGATGGCCAGCCTGTGGCTGTGGTAAGGCTGGGCTGTATTTGTGGATGGAGCTGCTCAGCGGGAGATGGCGGCTTGGCGTAGTCTGGGAAAAGCATGAGCCCAAACCACAAACTGTTTTTCCAGCTGTGATAATCCAGGCAGCCTGGGAAATCAGCTCAGAGCATTGTTTGAATAATTGTTTGTAGGGGGTCTTTCGTGAAAATGTCAAACTTCTTGTGGTACATGATACAAAGATCTGTCCTTTTCACACAAAACATGTCATATCCTTTCAGTGTACCTCATCTCTTTTGGGTGAAATAGCATGTTAAATTGCTTGAACATGAGAACATACAGGAGATACTCTCTGTGTACACTTGTGAACCACATATAGCAGAATGCTCCGAAAATCCTAGAACGGGGCTGGGTATGGGTTGGGTATACAATGTTTGGATGAGATTTAGTAATAAAATAAAGATCCCTGTGAGAATGACCTGAGGATGCGACTATCAAGGAAGCCGACAGAAGGGACCAAGACAGGAAGATGAGTGAGTGATAACGCAAAGATGACTGACAAGTTCATTAATATTCAGAAGCGGTGGCCAGTCGGACAAAACCAAAAGCACCCCAGGTCACCCATCCCCTGGGGTGAGGCAGAGCTGGACCCGTCCGGCACACGTGTggtgtacacagacacacacacacagggagatatAGACTGTGAGAAGAGTTTGACAGGGGACTGTGTGCGCAGCTGTCGGGTCGAGTAGGGGTCAGAGTTGGATGTGACTGACGTCATAGAAAGCAGAAATGGTGTGACTTTTTCCTTTGATTTCTCTTCCGCATTTTTTCTCTTTGAATGAGGTTTGACCCTTGAGCATGCTTGGGCAGTATAACTTGACTTTTAAAGATGACCAGAGTAATACACACTGACATTCTATTGCAAATTGAAGAAAGGTGAAACACATTCACCACAGCCAGTGTTGGGAAACTACTCCAAAAATACAGTTTACCAAGCTGCCAATTGCTTCAcacaagaagttaagctacactaaagcaaaattaagaaaaatatattttacttaactaaagttacATTGAAAACTTAAATTACAAATTGAACTACATggagttcactactccccaacactgaccACTCCAAGGAGTGAGAGAAGGCTGCTGCCATGTCAAAGTAATTAAGACTGGATAGGGCTCATGTATAATTGTATGACAATGCACGCTGTGGCGCTAGGTAGATGAATAATGGATCTGACTCATAATTGCATTTGTAAATTAAAATTATTCACAGAAAAACGAGAGGTGAAAAAGAAAGGTTGCATTCTGGGTGATAGAAGGGGCGAAGGATGATTTTTGCACGTATGCTGAGATACACAAGCGTGCATTCAAGCAAATGATTAGCTGATTTTGAGACAAGTTCAATTTAGACAGCAAGCATAC from Oncorhynchus tshawytscha isolate Ot180627B linkage group LG09, Otsh_v2.0, whole genome shotgun sequence encodes the following:
- the LOC112246024 gene encoding G-protein coupled estrogen receptor 1, translating into MIQDLQSKDTGSMEVQTTYLVQAYVNGTEQLNTSYDYNVTDASENPNTYQFYTIGLFLSCLYTILLFPIGFIGNILILVVNLNHREKMTIPDLYFVNLAVADLILVADSLIEVFNLNEKYYEYAVLCTFMSLFLQVNMYSSIFFLTWMSFDRYVALASSMSSSPLRTMQHAKLSCSLIWMASILATLLPFTIVQTQHRGEVHFCFANVFEIQWLEVTIGFLVPFSVIGLCYSLIVRILMRAQKHRGLWPRRQKALRMIGVVVLVFFICWLPENIFISIQLLHGTDDPAQRSTFSGHLWHDYPLTGHIVNLAAFSNSCLNPIIYSFLGETFRDKLRLFIKQKASWSVLYRFCHHTLDLHIPVRSEVSEV